The genomic window TAATAATATAGGATATGCAGGTAGTATAACTAAAGCTATTGAACTTGCAAAATCTACATCTTCTTTTGTTAGAAAAATAGAAGTAGAAACTGAAACTAAAGAAGATGTTCTAGAAGCTTTAAAATCTGGTGCTGATATAATTATTTTAGATAATATGCCTGTTGAAATGGTTAGAGATATGATTAAACTAATTAATAACAAAGCTTTAACTGAATGCTCTAGAAATATGAACCTAAATACCATCAGGCACTATGCAGAAACTGGAGTAGATTATATATCTGTTGGCTCTTTAACTCATTCATTTAATGTGCTAGATATTTCTTTAAAAGATTTTAAACCTATCTAAAACAATTAAGCTAGGAGATTAAATCTTCTAGCTTATATATTTATTCTACTTGAGTTAAAAGTCTTTTCATAACGTCTCTAAGTTTAGGTTCTCCTAGTTCTTCATGAGCTATTACCATAACTAGTTTAATATCATTATCTGATTCGTCAAGCTTATAAGCTTTAATATCTATTAATGATTCATCTGGACAAAACTCTTCTATATCAGTAGCTAACTCCTCTGCTAAAGACAAATACTCTTCAAATAATTCATCTTCACTTAATTGATTTAAATCATAATCATCTTCCAATACCTCTCTTAATATTCCAATATCTATACTTAAATTAAAAGCAACTATGTCTTCTCTTTTGGAGCCTTTACTCATATCTTTTACTATCCTAAATTCTGAATTATCTACTATAGTGTTTCTTACTTCCTCACTATCTACTACTCTTCTACCAAATGCTATGTACATGTATTCATCTCCTACTAATTATTTTACTAGTATTATACATCATAAGTTTAATATTAATAAATATTATTTTCTTAATTAAATAAAAAAGACTCTATACAAGTAGACATTTTTTATATGTGTCTATCTATATAAAGTCTCTTTTAATAAAGATATTAAACTTTCTTATTATTCAAATAATGAAGTTGCAAATATTAAAAAATAGCCTTGAGGATGGCTACAAACTGGACATACCTTAGGTGCTTCTTTTCCTTCATATATAAATCCGCAATTAGTACACATCCATTGTACTTCTTCCTCTTTTTTAAATAAACTTCCATTTTCCAATTCTATAGCAAATCTTCCAAATCTATCTCCATGAATTTTTTCTATTGTAGCAATTTTATTAAAATGTGATGCTATTAATGTAAAACCTTCTTCTTTTGCTATTTCTCCAAATTCTTTATATACTTTATCCCATTCTTCATATTCATTATGTTGTGCTGCCTTTAATGCTTGTAAAGTATTATTATAAACATCAACTGGATATTCAGCAGGCCCTACACCTATATTTTGTCCTGAAAATTCATTTAAAGCCTCATAATATACTTTTGCATGAGCTCTTTCTTGATCTGCAGTATAATTAAAAGCCTTCTCTATAATATTTAAACCTTCTTTTTTAGCTATTCCAGCGGCTATATTATATCTATTTCTTGCTTGACTTTCACCTGCAAATGCTCTCATTAAATTCTCTTTAGTTTTACTATCTTTTAATTCCATTTTATATCACTCCTAATAATTTAATAAAGTTCCTATTTATTTTGCCCTGACTTTCAAATTTATATTATTATTATTTTATGCTATTATAATTTCAAAATGAAATTTAACACTTTTTATATTTAAATAACAAATTACTAATATTATTTGTAATAAAAACAAATATTTTATTAATTATTCTGTTTAGTGATAAAAAATTTAACAAATTAAAAATTTCATATTTCCCTTAACTCTTCATTTATTATTTTATATTTAATATACTAATATTATAAAATATATTGGAGGGATAAATATGAAAGAATTAAAAATATTATTCTCAAAATTCATTACTTCCTTTAGAAATTATATGAATAGAACTTACCATTATTAAAATTAAAAATATTTTCTTAAATATACTTGCTTAATAATAAAAACTTCTAGAGAAAATTCTCTAGAAGTTTTCTTTTAAAACAATCATTTCCTTGTTTTATACTTATTTAATTACCAACAAAAACATAGTAATAATATTATCCAAAACCAACCACCACAGCCTCCGAATCCGTTTCCAAATCCTCCGCCACAACCGCCACAACCGCCGCAACCACCACAGCCACCGCAGCCACAACCACAATCATTACAACATGGTAAACATGGACTTACACTTCCATTTTTATCAAAAATAAATGTTAACTTAACGGTTTTGCTACAATCTGTTATATACATTTGTGGATAGTTATATAATATTTGTGAAATTATCGGACTAAAGGATCTTATTATTATTGCATAATGTTTTTCTTTAGAACAAGAGCAACAACACATTGATGTAAAATCTTCATTTAATCCATAGTTACAATCATAATTGCAATTATCAAAATCACAATAACAGCAATCATCGTCATTTTGTGGACAATTACAAGGATTGCTATCCTTTACTAAAATAGGTTGTGATAATGCAAATAAGTTATCACAAGGTACACTCGGTGCTTCTAATACTTCGTCACAGCACTTTACTATAAAGTTAATCTTAATATCGTTGCCATATAGTGCTTTGGGTAGATTCTCTCTTATTTTTTCTCCACTACACTTGCAATCTGGTTTGACAATTATATTATATTCAGCTGGTGTGCATCCTTGAGGAGATACTAATTCTAAACATACTTTCATTGGTATAGCCTCCATTTATCTTAAAGTTAGTTATATTACATACTATGAAAAATATCTTCTTTTGTTATTAGCTCTTTATATTTTTATTTTTCTACTATTTAATGTTATATTTTAAAATTAATATTTATATTAATAATTAGTATGGTAATTTTTCTTAATTAAGAAATTCCGTAATGAAAGGAGTAATTAAATGTCCAATAAAAAATTTTCTTTTTTAAAATATTCTAATGAAAATATTGAAGCTGAGAAAAAAGGAGACTATCCAATAATAGATCCTACTGTAATAGAATTTTTATCTAAAGAATTTCCACATCTCACTGAAAATATAATAGACTCTTTAATGAATATACAAAAAACTCTAGAATCATCAATAGACTCAATTGAAGATAAATCTAATGAAATAATAAAATCTGATAGAAATTTTTCTTTAAGTGGTAAATATAGATCTTCTGCTATTAGACTTCATGAAATTAGTATGAGTATAGATAAATATATTAAATGGGCAAAAGAAGAAATTAAAGATAGTAATATTATTAAAGATGAAAACTCTAACTTTAAAGATTCACTAAATAATATCTCTAATAATGAAGATAAATTATATATACATGATGATTTTACTGGTAAACACCCTAAATCTTTTGAATTAGATAAATTCAATATATTAGTAGAAGGTTGGGAAGATTTAATAATGAATACTGCTGATATACTTATAAAAAACTATAAACATAATAAAGATCTTAATACAATTATTTCTGAGATAAAAACTGAAGGTAAAAAATCTATTGAAAATGATTTTAGAGACACTTTAATAGAAATGCTAACTGAATATAAAATAGATCCAAAGAAATATATTATTAAACTTTAATTTGTAAAAGGTGAAGCTGGAAAACTTCACCTTTTATACTACTATCTATTATCTATTTATTAATAAACTTTTAAAATCTTTAGTTTCATGGTCAGAATACTCTATTACTTCACCTTCCCAAGTTCTTATAGTTACATACCCCTTTCCCCTTGAAATTAAGTACTGTGGAAGTATAGGTGTTTTACCTTTTCCTCCTGGTGCATTTACTATAAATGTTGGAATTGCAAGTCCTGATGTATATCCTCTTAAATATTCCATTATTTCTATTCCATCATCAATGGAAGTGTTAAAATGAGTTGTCCCCTTTACGTGTTTTCCATGAAATATATAATATGGTCTAACCCTTATTTTTAATAGTTCTTGATTTAATAGACGCATTACATATTTATCATTATTTATCTCATTTAATAATACTGCTTGATTTCCTAAAGGAACACCTGCATTTGCAAGCTTTTCGCAAGCATTTTTAGTTTCAGATGTTATTTCTAATGGGTGATTAAAATGAGTATTTATATATATTGGATGATATTTACTTATTATTTTTACTAAATTATCTGTTACTCTTTGAGGCATTGTTACTAAAGTTCTTGTTCCAAGTCTTATTATTTCTACATGATCTATTTTTCTTAGTTCACCTAATAACCAGTCTAACATTTCATCAGATAATGTTAATGAATCTCCTCCTGTTATTAATACATCTCTTATTTCTGGATTTTCTCTTATATAATCAATTGACTCTTGAAGCTTATTTGTTGATTTATGCTTATCTACAGCTCCTATATTCCTTCTTCTTTGGCAATGTCTACAATACATAGCACATTCGTTAGTAACATTTATAATAAGCCTATCTGGATATCTTCTTGTAATACAACCTGCTGGATTAGTAAACTCCTCTTTCATAGGATCTAATTCTCCATCTGTTTCAAGCTCAATACCAAGTGGTAATGCTTGTAACCTTATTGGATTAAACTTATCTTCATCAATTAATGAAAGATAATATGGGGTAATTGCCCATCTATATTTTTTACCTACATTTTTTATAGCCTCAAATTCACTATCTTCTAATTCTATAATCCCCTTGACAACGTCTACATTATCTATCCTATTTTTCAGCTGCCACTTCCAATCATTCCATTCCTTTTCACTGGCACCAAAATAATTTAATATTTTATTTTTTCTTTCTTTTATTTTTAAAATTTCATTTTCCCTTAATCCACATCTAATTAAGTCTTTTACATCTAAATAATCTTGAATATTATTTCTTAATTTTTCTGCTCTTTCTAAAGATATTTTTCTTTGATAATTTTCCACAATATAGCCCCCTTTTTATCCTCTCTTTATTATATTTTACTATATATTTTATAAATTTCCAAATTAATATATGGATTGATTTATTTTTTAAATTAAGTAAATAAAAATAAGGTAGCCATAATATTACTTTTATCCTTATAGAAATTATGACTACCTATATATTTTATTTTTTATCTTAACATCTTACACTATTTCCTATAGGATTTTCTATCAAAGTTGCAACTATAAATTGATGTTTATGACCATCACTCATCTCTGTGCATGCATAAACAAAGTGTACATGTCTACCATTACCTACTGGTATTGGTGGACCTGTAATTATATTAATCTTATGAAAGTGATTATTAAAAAAATCTGTTTTTGTGCATATACGATGTCTATGACCACATTTTGCGGGAATAACTTCTCCAGAAACTCCTGCAAAACGATGATTATGAACATCTTCACCAAATTCGGCTAATTTTACACTTCCAACAAATTCATGAACATGAGTTTGTGTTGATTCAGAACATAACATAATTTAAATACCTCCTATTTTTCTAATACTATATAATATTAATAATATGTCAATTTGGTTACTATATATTTCTTATGAATCATTATAGATTTTTATTATTGATTCAACTTTTAAATGAGAGTTATAAAACACGTCTTTGTGTAAGCATATTTTGCAAGTAATTATTTATTTACCAATTTTCTTTTTGAGTAAATAAAAAAATACCGCATACTCATTTCGAATAATACGGTATTTCAATTTATTAATTATAAGAAATTAATTATTATATTAAAAACTTCTTCTACGCCTTCTACGTCCTCTACGTCTTCTGCAACAACAACAGCAACAACAACATCTGTTATTAAATCCAACACCAAAACACATATAATCACCTTCTTCTTTTGTGTACTATAATATATTCATAACATTACATAATTGTTCTTAAATATACCATTAATATTTCAACTATACCTACATGTTACTTACTATATATTTAAAACAAAAAATTAACTAATAAGAATATAATTTAAGCAGAAGATTATTATTTATTTTTAATCTTCTGCTTATTATAAAGTAATAATTTTTGAAGTTTTTTTGACAATTTGCTTTTGATTCTGCTATTTAAAAGCTTTATAGTACTTTATAAGCTTCTTATATAAAATCCATTATTATAAATATCTTTATCATATTTAATTTCTATATTATCACATAATCTTTCATCTTTTTTATCTATTACAAATTTTATACTATTAATTTCTACTTCTATATCATTTTGTGATTTATAATCGCAATAAATATCATAAGCAGGTTTTCCACATCCAACAGCTGCCACCTTTACCCTAACATAATCATTACTTCCGTTATTTACTAATTCTAATAATCCCTCTTTTGCCTTTTCATCAAATAAAATATTCATATGTACCTTTATTCTCCTTTTTAACAATATTCTTAATAGTATATTACTATATGTTTTCTCCAATTTAAATCCTATTTATAAATATTTTATACCATAATTTATAGTTACATTATATATATCCGTGCATATACTGTAATTATTAATAATTAATTTAAGGAGTATATAATGAGAAGTGATTTAAAAGAGGTTCCCGTACAGTTTAATGCTGATTTACCTTATCCTAAAATAGAGGTTGACACTGAGAACTTACAATATGCTAACTTAATCCAAATAAACTATGCCGGAATGGTATCTGAATTCTCAGCTATAACTCAATATACCTATCATGAGATTAAATTATTTGAAGATTATGCTGATGTAACTCCGACACTTATGGGTATCGCAGAAGTAGAAATGCATCATATGCAAATTCTTGGAGAACTAATAGTTGTCTTAGGTGGTGATCCTGGATATTGGAT from Clostridium septicum includes these protein-coding regions:
- a CDS encoding YmaF family protein — its product is MLCSESTQTHVHEFVGSVKLAEFGEDVHNHRFAGVSGEVIPAKCGHRHRICTKTDFFNNHFHKINIITGPPIPVGNGRHVHFVYACTEMSDGHKHQFIVATLIENPIGNSVRC
- a CDS encoding iron-sulfur cluster biosynthesis family protein produces the protein MNILFDEKAKEGLLELVNNGSNDYVRVKVAAVGCGKPAYDIYCDYKSQNDIEVEINSIKFVIDKKDERLCDNIEIKYDKDIYNNGFYIRSL
- the eam gene encoding glutamate 2,3-aminomutase gives rise to the protein MENYQRKISLERAEKLRNNIQDYLDVKDLIRCGLRENEILKIKERKNKILNYFGASEKEWNDWKWQLKNRIDNVDVVKGIIELEDSEFEAIKNVGKKYRWAITPYYLSLIDEDKFNPIRLQALPLGIELETDGELDPMKEEFTNPAGCITRRYPDRLIINVTNECAMYCRHCQRRRNIGAVDKHKSTNKLQESIDYIRENPEIRDVLITGGDSLTLSDEMLDWLLGELRKIDHVEIIRLGTRTLVTMPQRVTDNLVKIISKYHPIYINTHFNHPLEITSETKNACEKLANAGVPLGNQAVLLNEINNDKYVMRLLNQELLKIRVRPYYIFHGKHVKGTTHFNTSIDDGIEIMEYLRGYTSGLAIPTFIVNAPGGKGKTPILPQYLISRGKGYVTIRTWEGEVIEYSDHETKDFKSLLINR
- the rbr gene encoding rubrerythrin codes for the protein MELKDSKTKENLMRAFAGESQARNRYNIAAGIAKKEGLNIIEKAFNYTADQERAHAKVYYEALNEFSGQNIGVGPAEYPVDVYNNTLQALKAAQHNEYEEWDKVYKEFGEIAKEEGFTLIASHFNKIATIEKIHGDRFGRFAIELENGSLFKKEEEVQWMCTNCGFIYEGKEAPKVCPVCSHPQGYFLIFATSLFE
- a CDS encoding ferritin-like domain-containing protein, yielding MRSDLKEVPVQFNADLPYPKIEVDTENLQYANLIQINYAGMVSEFSAITQYTYHEIKLFEDYADVTPTLMGIAEVEMHHMQILGELIVVLGGDPGYWINKKNKKLNWSPNFVQYGTTLKEMLTYDIESEKAAIAQYRKTANQIQDENIIAIINRIILDEEHHLKLLNGLYEKYITSK